AGTCACAAATTCGACCTCGAAGGCTAATCCATTGTTGTGAATGTGGAGGACGGCGCCGATATCTCGTGCCTCAAGCGCATATTCCTCGATGGCTTCAGTGAGAATAACCCGATCATGTTCTTTGATCATAAGTTCAATTTATGCGGGGTAGCTGCTCATCTTTCAGTCAAAAAACCGCATCACTTTTTTCATGCGGCTTTCGGGGAGTTGGTTGAGGGTGTGGCGATAGGTGTTTTCGATTTCGCTGAGGGATCGGGTTTCTTGCAGGGCTAGGATGCCACGGGAGTTGGCCTCGGCTAGGGTGCGGGCGTCGAAGAAGAGCATGCTTGCGGCTAAGGGTGTTACTTTCACGACGGTGCCGTGGGGGCCATGGGTCCAGACATTGTGGAAACCGAATTCCCCGCGGGCTGCCTTGTAAGACATCGGTTCGACAGGATCGCCATAGGTGTCACAGGCGCGT
The nucleotide sequence above comes from Opitutales bacterium. Encoded proteins:
- a CDS encoding DUF4926 domain-containing protein, with translation MIKEHDRVILTEAIEEYALEARDIGAVLHIHNNGLAFEVEFVTLDGKTAAILELSASQIRSVGNREIPQARPLPAA